Proteins from one Microbacterium faecale genomic window:
- a CDS encoding DUF4870 domain-containing protein, which produces MTENMQSETHSAAAGDGLDPKVGGLVAYLTWVGGLIMLLTQKHREVRFHAAQSILLSIALVAVYIVLGIVQLIAGLILWWLGALFSIVYGIVGLASLALWIFLIIKGYNLVHVKLPLIGDMAEKWAAK; this is translated from the coding sequence ATGACCGAGAACATGCAATCTGAGACTCACAGCGCAGCCGCCGGCGACGGCCTCGACCCGAAGGTGGGCGGTCTCGTCGCCTATCTCACGTGGGTCGGCGGCCTCATCATGCTCCTCACGCAGAAGCATCGCGAAGTGCGCTTCCACGCGGCCCAGTCGATCCTCCTCAGCATCGCACTCGTCGCCGTATACATCGTGCTCGGGATCGTCCAGCTGATCGCGGGACTGATTCTGTGGTGGCTCGGCGCGCTGTTCAGCATCGTCTACGGCATCGTGGGCCTCGCGAGCCTTGCGCTGTGGATCTTCCTCATCATCAAGGGCTACAACCTCGTCCACGTCAAGCTCCCGCTCATCGGCGACATGGCGGAGAAGTGGGCCGCGAAGTAA
- a CDS encoding ABC transporter ATP-binding protein, producing MTDAIIRASGLARSFTLPRRTLFERRRETVALHPTDLEVRTGTSLGIVGESGSGKSTLVRLLLGLDRPTAGSVEVAGRPVDPSARARELHWLRRMSGIVLQDPYGSLDPRMNVGRIVGEPLWALGIAGDRTTRVREVLEQVGLDGSAAARHPHEFSGGQRQRIALARAIVHGPEILVGDEPLSALDVTVRAQILALLDELRRETGITLVIVSHDLGVVQSLCDDTVVMKDGHVVEAGATAQVLRRPRAEYTKRLLAAIPTLM from the coding sequence ATGACTGACGCCATCATCCGTGCGAGCGGCCTTGCTCGATCGTTCACCCTCCCCCGCCGCACGCTCTTCGAACGGCGCCGCGAGACGGTCGCGCTGCACCCGACCGACCTCGAGGTGCGCACCGGAACCTCCCTCGGCATCGTCGGGGAATCGGGGTCGGGCAAGTCGACACTCGTTCGGCTGCTGCTGGGGCTCGACCGGCCGACGGCGGGATCCGTCGAGGTCGCCGGGCGGCCCGTCGACCCGTCGGCACGGGCGCGCGAGCTCCACTGGCTGCGGCGGATGTCGGGGATCGTGTTGCAGGACCCGTACGGCTCGTTGGATCCGCGGATGAACGTGGGGCGCATCGTCGGCGAGCCGCTGTGGGCGCTCGGCATCGCTGGCGACCGGACCACGCGCGTCCGCGAGGTGCTCGAGCAGGTCGGGCTCGACGGATCCGCGGCGGCGCGTCACCCGCACGAGTTCTCGGGCGGCCAGCGCCAGCGGATCGCCCTCGCCCGGGCGATCGTTCACGGTCCGGAGATTCTCGTGGGTGACGAACCGCTGTCGGCCCTCGACGTGACCGTACGCGCGCAGATCCTGGCCCTGCTGGATGAGTTGCGCCGCGAGACGGGGATCACCCTCGTCATCGTGAGCCACGACCTCGGCGTCGTGCAGAGCCTGTGCGACGACACGGTCGTCATGAAGGACGGCCACGTCGTCGAGGCGGGCGCGACCGCGCAGGTGCTCCGCCGCCCGCGCGCCGAGTACACCAAGCGGCTTCTCGCGGCCATCCCCACACTCATGTGA
- a CDS encoding ABC transporter ATP-binding protein: protein MTLVVSNLTIDIGDARPVDGVSFDVPAGARMGLIGESGSGKSLTALAVLGLLPSGAQASGSIRWNGRELIGATDREIARIRGNEIGMVFQEPRTALNPIRRIGRQISEPARIHRRIGRGEAARLAIDLARQVALPDPGGIVARYPHQLSGGQRQRAALAMALANGPELLIADEPTTALDVTIQAEVLALMTRLADERGMSLLFITHDLAVLAQIATHAAVLESGRVVERGEVGSLLTSPEHEVTRGLLRDATATTWRPNGGRDD from the coding sequence ATGACCCTGGTCGTCTCGAACCTCACGATCGACATCGGCGACGCGCGCCCCGTGGACGGCGTGTCGTTCGATGTTCCGGCCGGGGCGAGAATGGGGCTGATCGGCGAATCCGGATCCGGCAAGTCACTCACCGCGCTCGCCGTCCTCGGGCTGCTGCCGAGCGGGGCGCAGGCAAGCGGGTCGATCCGATGGAATGGGCGCGAGCTGATCGGAGCGACGGACCGCGAGATCGCGCGGATCCGCGGCAACGAGATCGGCATGGTCTTCCAGGAGCCGCGCACGGCACTGAATCCGATCCGCCGGATCGGGCGGCAGATCTCCGAGCCGGCGCGAATCCACCGCCGCATCGGCCGCGGCGAGGCCGCGCGCCTCGCCATCGACCTGGCCCGCCAGGTCGCGCTCCCGGATCCGGGCGGCATCGTCGCGCGCTACCCGCACCAGCTGTCGGGCGGCCAACGGCAGCGAGCCGCGCTCGCGATGGCCCTCGCGAACGGCCCGGAGCTGCTCATCGCGGACGAGCCGACGACCGCCCTCGACGTCACGATCCAGGCCGAGGTGCTCGCGCTGATGACCCGCCTGGCCGACGAACGCGGCATGTCGCTGCTCTTCATCACCCACGACCTCGCCGTGCTCGCCCAGATCGCCACGCACGCAGCCGTGCTCGAGAGCGGCCGCGTCGTCGAGAGGGGTGAGGTGGGATCTCTGTTGACGAGCCCGGAGCACGAGGTCACGCGCGGCCTGCTGCGGGATGCGACCGCGACGACCTGGCGACCGAACGGGGGACGCGATGACTGA
- a CDS encoding ABC transporter permease produces MRWAVRLWQAPAGRAAAVILACVALTAAVSIVWTPFPPGAADAYSAWGAPGWPHLLGTDGTGRDILSLLMSGARVTVAVAVGAGVVATIIGVVLAALGALTVRPVREAVAVLVDILIAFPVLLIAMMLAAVWGGSLWVVVWSVGVGFGVNIARVARGELRRVGQSDFVLAARASGLGSSQILVRHLLPNVAPVFIVQLSWSMAAAVLAEAGLSYLGFGAPVTQPSWGLLLSELQDYISLHPLSVVWPGLAIAVTVFALNLLGDALREATDPTLAHRGSRAARHTPGVVA; encoded by the coding sequence ATGAGGTGGGCGGTGCGACTGTGGCAGGCCCCGGCGGGCCGTGCGGCGGCGGTCATTCTCGCATGCGTCGCCCTCACCGCGGCGGTCTCGATCGTGTGGACGCCGTTTCCCCCGGGCGCCGCCGACGCCTACTCCGCGTGGGGAGCCCCCGGCTGGCCCCACCTGCTCGGAACAGACGGAACGGGCCGCGACATCCTCTCGCTGCTCATGTCCGGTGCGCGCGTGACCGTCGCCGTCGCGGTCGGCGCGGGCGTCGTCGCCACGATCATCGGCGTCGTGCTCGCCGCTCTCGGGGCGCTCACGGTGCGACCGGTCCGCGAGGCGGTCGCCGTCCTCGTCGACATCCTCATCGCGTTCCCCGTCCTGCTCATCGCGATGATGCTCGCGGCCGTCTGGGGCGGATCCCTGTGGGTCGTCGTGTGGTCGGTGGGCGTCGGTTTCGGCGTAAACATCGCCCGCGTGGCGCGCGGGGAGCTGCGCCGTGTCGGCCAGTCCGACTTCGTGCTCGCGGCACGGGCGTCGGGGCTCGGGAGCAGTCAGATCCTCGTGCGCCATCTGCTGCCGAACGTCGCCCCCGTCTTCATCGTGCAGCTGTCGTGGTCGATGGCCGCCGCCGTGCTCGCCGAGGCCGGGCTGTCGTATCTCGGCTTCGGCGCCCCGGTCACGCAACCGAGCTGGGGGCTGCTGCTGAGCGAGCTCCAGGACTACATCTCGTTGCATCCGCTGAGCGTGGTGTGGCCGGGGCTTGCGATCGCGGTGACGGTGTTCGCGCTCAATCTCCTCGGCGACGCGCTGCGCGAAGCGACGGATCCGACCCTCGCCCACCGCGGATCGCGCGCGGCGCGCCACACGCCGGGGGTGGTCGCATGA
- a CDS encoding ABC transporter permease — MLRYALTRILLLALGLLVASAVIFGALRILPGDVAQMIAGTEGTPAQVAAIRAELGLDRPLAQQYVEWIGGVLSGDLGNSLLTGASVGSELVAKAQVTIPLGVLSLVIALALAVPLGIVSAIRRGRPSGTALTVVAQLLAAVPVVWAGLMLVVVFAIVLGWLPAQGFPRAGWDDPAAAIRALLLPALTIGIVEGAMLMRFVRSATLQATGEDFVRTAASKGLTRSQALVRHGLPAVGLSIVTVLGIQIAGIVVGAVVIEQVFTLPGIGRMLVSDVGERDLVMVQGELLVLTGFVLIVGFLIDLAHHAVDPRQRERT; from the coding sequence ATGCTGCGCTACGCCCTCACGCGGATCCTGCTGCTCGCCCTGGGCCTGCTCGTCGCGAGCGCGGTCATCTTCGGCGCGCTGCGGATCCTGCCGGGCGACGTCGCGCAGATGATCGCGGGCACCGAGGGAACGCCCGCACAGGTCGCCGCGATCCGCGCCGAGCTCGGACTCGACCGACCGCTCGCGCAGCAATACGTCGAGTGGATCGGCGGGGTCCTGTCGGGCGATCTCGGCAACTCGTTGCTGACCGGTGCGAGCGTGGGCAGCGAGCTGGTGGCCAAGGCGCAGGTGACGATCCCGCTCGGAGTGCTGTCGCTCGTCATCGCCCTCGCCCTCGCCGTGCCGCTCGGCATCGTCTCCGCGATCCGTCGCGGGCGCCCCTCCGGCACGGCGCTCACCGTCGTCGCGCAGCTGCTCGCCGCCGTCCCGGTCGTGTGGGCCGGGCTGATGCTCGTCGTCGTCTTTGCCATCGTGCTCGGCTGGCTTCCCGCGCAGGGGTTCCCGCGGGCGGGCTGGGACGATCCGGCCGCGGCGATTCGTGCTCTCCTCCTCCCCGCGCTCACGATCGGCATCGTGGAGGGGGCGATGCTCATGCGCTTCGTGCGCAGCGCCACCCTGCAGGCGACCGGCGAGGACTTCGTCCGCACGGCCGCATCGAAGGGCCTCACCCGCTCGCAGGCCCTCGTCAGGCACGGGCTACCGGCCGTCGGGCTGTCGATCGTGACGGTGCTCGGCATCCAGATCGCCGGCATCGTCGTGGGCGCAGTCGTGATCGAGCAGGTCTTCACGCTCCCCGGCATCGGCCGCATGCTCGTCTCGGACGTCGGCGAACGCGACCTCGTGATGGTGCAGGGCGAGCTGCTCGTACTCACCGGGTTCGTGCTGATCGTCGGGTTCCTCATCGACCTCGCCCATCACGCCGTCGACCCCCGCCAGCGGGAGCGCACATGA
- a CDS encoding ABC transporter substrate-binding protein: MSLSPAPRLTAAAIVAAGAIALASCSGGSAEQPTGAVDPDATLTVGLQLEPTNLDIRRTSGAALEQALTDNIYEGLVSRAEDGEVVPSLASDWTISDDGRTYTFTLETGVTFHDGAEFTAEDVVATLDETRSDESMIGFPSLQAIEKVSALDEGTVEITLSEPNQNFLFLLTGPAGLIFDADDTTDMQTAANGTGPFVLEAWSQGDSLTFTRYDDYWGDPAGVADVVFAYIPEATALVAAGLDGSLDVLTAVEADLASQLDGAFELAEGETTDKFILAFNEQAEPLDDIRVREALRLAIDHDAILERVGAGEAQYGPVPVLDPGYEDLSDTISFDPDAARDLLEEAGVDDLTLELTVSNTYPTYLSTLLASMFADVGVTLDVETVEFSTWLNDVYSNADYELSLVNHVEPRDFDTWTNPDYYYALADEEAFDEVRALYAEAMRQTDPDASAELIAQAARVVAEQHPADWLFTRSDIVAIAPGIENFPVSATSTRLDVSDVTVSN; this comes from the coding sequence ATGTCCCTCTCCCCCGCACCGCGCCTGACGGCCGCGGCCATCGTGGCCGCGGGCGCCATCGCGCTCGCGAGCTGCTCGGGCGGATCCGCCGAGCAGCCGACCGGCGCCGTCGACCCGGATGCCACGCTCACCGTCGGCCTGCAGCTCGAGCCGACGAACCTCGACATTCGCCGCACCTCGGGGGCTGCCCTCGAGCAGGCTCTCACCGACAACATCTACGAGGGCCTCGTCTCACGCGCCGAGGACGGCGAGGTCGTGCCGTCCCTGGCAAGCGACTGGACGATCTCCGACGACGGCCGCACCTATACCTTCACCCTCGAGACGGGCGTCACCTTCCACGACGGCGCCGAGTTCACGGCAGAGGACGTCGTCGCCACGCTCGACGAGACCCGCTCCGACGAGTCGATGATCGGCTTCCCGAGCCTGCAGGCGATCGAAAAGGTCTCCGCGCTCGACGAGGGCACGGTGGAGATCACGCTGTCGGAGCCGAACCAGAACTTCCTCTTCCTCCTGACCGGGCCGGCCGGGCTCATCTTCGACGCGGACGACACCACCGACATGCAGACGGCGGCGAACGGCACGGGCCCCTTCGTGCTCGAGGCGTGGAGTCAGGGCGACAGCCTCACGTTCACGCGCTACGACGACTACTGGGGGGATCCGGCGGGCGTCGCCGACGTCGTCTTCGCCTACATCCCCGAGGCGACGGCGCTCGTCGCAGCCGGACTCGACGGATCCCTCGACGTCCTCACCGCCGTCGAGGCCGATCTCGCCTCGCAGCTCGACGGGGCGTTCGAACTCGCGGAGGGCGAGACGACCGACAAGTTCATCCTCGCCTTCAACGAACAGGCCGAGCCTCTCGACGACATCCGTGTACGGGAGGCGCTCCGACTCGCGATCGACCACGACGCGATCCTCGAGCGCGTCGGCGCCGGCGAGGCGCAGTATGGCCCCGTTCCTGTCCTCGACCCCGGCTACGAGGACCTGTCCGACACGATCTCCTTCGACCCCGACGCCGCCCGCGACCTCCTCGAGGAGGCGGGCGTCGACGACCTCACGCTCGAGCTGACGGTCTCCAACACCTATCCGACCTACCTCTCGACGCTGCTCGCGTCGATGTTCGCGGACGTCGGCGTCACGCTCGACGTCGAGACGGTCGAGTTCTCGACGTGGCTCAACGACGTCTACAGCAACGCCGACTACGAGTTGAGCCTCGTGAACCACGTCGAGCCGCGCGACTTCGACACGTGGACGAACCCCGACTACTACTACGCCCTCGCCGACGAGGAGGCCTTCGACGAGGTGCGCGCGCTCTACGCGGAGGCGATGCGGCAAACGGACCCCGACGCCTCGGCTGAACTGATCGCGCAGGCCGCTCGCGTCGTCGCCGAGCAGCACCCTGCCGACTGGCTGTTCACGCGCAGCGACATCGTGGCGATCGCACCGGGCATCGAGAACTTCCCCGTATCGGCGACGAGCACGCGGCTCGACGTGTCGGACGTGACCGTCTCGAACTGA
- a CDS encoding alpha/beta fold hydrolase yields the protein MATTDDRSVSFDLDDGRVLSARRSGAATPRIAFVHGAGLNAHTWDRTIAALDAPALALDLPGHGDSSWRDDADYSADALAPDIARALETWTSTPVVLVGHSLGGLASIVLARDRPDLVAHLVLVDVLPEIESGGLDMLRAFYARLEFASLDDALDHVESFGLGGSRQNARRGIELNTRLRADGALEWKHHMARILSPSAADTSPRARAVTREELAAVAAPVSLVAGTRGFLGESALAAFRDARGDDALTVLDAPHNVQETHSADLASLVRSLAPTT from the coding sequence ATGGCAACGACCGACGACCGGTCCGTCTCGTTCGACCTCGACGACGGTCGCGTCCTCAGTGCTCGACGATCGGGCGCCGCGACCCCGCGCATCGCCTTCGTGCACGGCGCGGGGCTCAACGCTCACACGTGGGATCGCACGATCGCCGCCCTCGACGCTCCGGCCCTCGCGCTCGATCTGCCGGGTCACGGTGACTCCTCGTGGCGCGACGACGCGGACTACTCCGCGGACGCGCTCGCACCCGACATCGCTCGTGCCCTCGAGACGTGGACCTCCACGCCGGTCGTGCTCGTCGGTCATTCGCTCGGCGGGCTCGCGTCGATCGTGCTCGCCCGCGACCGGCCCGACCTCGTGGCGCACCTCGTGCTGGTCGACGTGCTGCCGGAGATCGAATCGGGCGGGCTCGACATGCTGCGCGCCTTCTACGCGCGCCTCGAGTTCGCTTCGCTCGACGACGCGCTCGACCACGTGGAGTCGTTCGGACTCGGCGGGTCCCGCCAGAACGCTCGCCGTGGCATCGAACTGAACACCCGCCTGCGCGCGGACGGCGCACTCGAGTGGAAGCACCACATGGCGCGAATCCTCTCACCATCAGCCGCGGACACCTCGCCCCGCGCACGCGCCGTCACGCGCGAGGAGCTCGCCGCCGTCGCCGCTCCCGTTTCGCTCGTGGCCGGCACGCGTGGCTTCCTCGGCGAGAGCGCCCTCGCCGCCTTCCGCGATGCACGCGGCGACGACGCGCTCACCGTTCTCGACGCACCCCACAACGTGCAGGAGACGCACTCCGCCGACCTCGCGTCGCTCGTGCGCAGCCTCGCTCCGACCACGTGA